A window of the Sandaracinaceae bacterium genome harbors these coding sequences:
- a CDS encoding transposase, whose product MTTTLPPSERWAYFRFAVVGSLLTSPPVHGALRAAIKALSQTTFTHPVTGLPVKFAYSTIERWFYTASATQDPFPQLGRKVRSDAGKRRSLSPGLNEAIRKQYQEHPTWSFRLHHENLDAVVEKAPELGPLPSYSTVRRHMRAQGWTQQKRRTDHHAHHSVREVRSYEMAHAHMLWHLDFHHCSRHVLLPNGTYAKAYLMAIIDDHSRLCCHAQWYLNEGVAELVHALCQAFMKRGLPRAIMMDNGSAMKAAELCQGLGRLGIQQNFTLRESPYQNGKQESFFAPVEGKCIAMLEGVPDLNLKLLNDATTAWVEYDYNRTTHEGIDTSPLERLRAAHSEGRESPSIERLRAVFREELVLSGVT is encoded by the coding sequence ATGACAACAACACTCCCGCCCAGCGAACGCTGGGCCTACTTTCGCTTCGCCGTCGTGGGGTCGCTGCTGACGTCACCGCCGGTGCACGGTGCGTTGCGCGCTGCGATCAAGGCGCTCTCTCAAACGACGTTCACGCATCCCGTGACGGGGCTGCCGGTGAAGTTCGCGTACTCCACCATCGAGCGCTGGTTCTACACGGCGAGCGCGACCCAGGACCCATTCCCGCAGCTCGGCAGGAAGGTTCGCTCGGACGCAGGGAAGCGCCGGTCGCTGTCGCCCGGGCTGAACGAGGCCATTCGCAAGCAGTACCAGGAGCACCCCACGTGGAGCTTCCGGCTGCACCACGAGAACCTCGACGCGGTCGTGGAGAAGGCGCCCGAGCTGGGTCCGTTGCCCTCGTACTCGACGGTGCGGCGACACATGCGCGCGCAAGGCTGGACGCAGCAGAAGCGGCGCACGGACCACCACGCGCATCACAGCGTGCGAGAGGTGCGGAGCTACGAGATGGCCCACGCGCACATGCTCTGGCACCTCGACTTCCACCATTGCAGCCGCCATGTCCTGCTGCCCAACGGAACCTACGCCAAGGCGTATCTGATGGCGATCATCGACGACCACAGCAGGCTCTGCTGCCACGCGCAGTGGTACCTGAACGAGGGCGTCGCCGAGCTGGTCCACGCCCTGTGTCAGGCCTTCATGAAGCGCGGTCTGCCGCGCGCGATCATGATGGACAACGGCTCGGCGATGAAGGCCGCCGAGCTGTGTCAGGGGCTGGGTCGCCTCGGGATCCAGCAGAACTTCACGCTGCGCGAGAGTCCGTACCAGAACGGCAAGCAGGAGTCCTTCTTCGCGCCCGTCGAGGGCAAGTGCATCGCGATGCTCGAGGGGGTCCCAGATCTCAACCTCAAGCTGCTCAACGACGCGACCACGGCCTGGGTCGAGTACGACTACAATCGGACCACGCACGAGGGCATCGACACCTCACCGCTCGAGCGTCTGCGCGCGGCCCACTCGGAGGGGCGTGAATCGCCGAGCATCGAACGCCTGCGCGCTGTCTTCCGCGAGGAACTCGTGCTGAGTGGCGTCACGTGA
- a CDS encoding transposase — protein sequence MTTAHQTYDHRLRVAIAKTGDAHLFRDVAIPASTRRSWTTRPMPNVVALHEEDLLVVDLHVTLAQAQAANAKLRAIIRLLLALVATLGGRLTDRRVPEAHHKRRLLSAIHRASPALGRTAALRILGLTAARIRDWERRSLACTLDDAPSCPKHSPHQLTREERGTIRRYAEDLALRHLSTVSLALLASRHGHLVAAVSTWLREIHRLGIQRPRKRLHPRRSKVGVRASRPNELWHIDASRVRLLDGTVRWLHGVIDNHSRKILAWTVGTSCRAAATEVLLRQAIAHLPAGSPPVTVITDGGSENTTVGHPDFAGLLHQVRAQVDVTFSNSMIESFWNQLKHRWLFLHELDSEETLVRLTGLYVQDHNTLIPRAALGGRTPDEVYSEREPDLPERIAADAVLARRQRLLSNQAIAGCGGCDGPVRTAPRREVLDSP from the coding sequence ATGACGACGGCCCACCAAACCTACGACCATCGCCTCCGCGTCGCTATCGCGAAGACGGGCGACGCTCATCTTTTCCGCGACGTGGCCATCCCCGCCTCGACCCGTCGCTCGTGGACCACCCGGCCCATGCCCAACGTCGTCGCTCTGCACGAAGAAGACCTGCTGGTGGTCGACCTGCATGTCACTCTCGCGCAGGCACAGGCCGCCAACGCGAAGCTCCGCGCCATCATCCGTTTGCTGCTCGCCTTGGTCGCAACCCTCGGTGGCCGCCTCACCGACCGTCGCGTTCCCGAAGCCCACCACAAGCGCCGCCTGCTCTCGGCCATCCACCGTGCCTCGCCGGCCCTTGGGCGCACGGCCGCGCTCCGCATCCTGGGCCTGACGGCGGCGCGCATCCGCGACTGGGAGCGCCGCAGCCTCGCGTGCACGCTCGACGACGCCCCCTCCTGCCCCAAGCACTCGCCCCACCAACTCACCCGGGAAGAGCGCGGCACCATCCGCCGCTACGCCGAAGACCTCGCCCTCCGCCACCTCTCCACCGTCTCCCTCGCGCTCCTCGCCTCGCGGCACGGTCACCTCGTCGCCGCCGTCTCCACCTGGCTCCGCGAGATCCACCGCCTCGGCATCCAACGCCCGCGCAAGCGCCTGCACCCCCGCCGCTCCAAGGTCGGCGTCCGCGCATCGCGCCCGAACGAGCTCTGGCACATCGACGCATCCCGCGTCCGCCTCCTCGACGGCACCGTCCGCTGGCTCCACGGAGTCATCGACAACCACTCCCGCAAGATCCTCGCTTGGACTGTCGGAACCTCCTGCCGCGCAGCAGCCACCGAGGTCCTGCTCCGCCAAGCGATAGCGCACCTGCCCGCAGGCAGCCCGCCCGTCACGGTCATCACCGATGGCGGCTCCGAGAACACTACGGTCGGCCATCCCGACTTCGCAGGCCTGCTCCATCAAGTCCGCGCCCAGGTCGACGTCACCTTCTCCAACAGCATGATTGAGAGCTTCTGGAACCAGCTCAAGCACCGCTGGCTCTTCCTTCATGAACTCGACTCCGAGGAGACCCTCGTCCGCCTCACCGGCTTGTACGTCCAGGACCACAACACGCTCATCCCGAGGGCTGCACTCGGAGGTCGCACGCCCGACGAGGTCTACAGCGAAAGAGAGCCGGACCTGCCCGAGCGAATCGCCGCCGATGCCGTGCTTGCGAGACGCCAACGGCTCCTCTCCAACCAGGCCATCGCCGGATGCGGAGGCTGCGACGGACCTGTCCGAACCGCCCCACGAAGGGAGGTACTCGACAGTCCGTAG
- a CDS encoding AAA family ATPase: MIDPLRSTFGLRFHPFRPDVPVTALTISAQVEAFLFRVEQQVRDGGFACITGQPGTGKSAALRLLAERIDGIKDATVGVLTRPHSNNADFYRELGHLFGVSLSPHNRWAGSKVLRETWLAHIDQTRTRPVLLVDEAQEMKGSALAELRLLSSMNLDARALLTVVLAGDDRLTAKLRTPDALPIESRIRSRLHLDYASNEQIQGALQRLLEHAGRPDLMSDGVLVAIAQHAQGNMRAAMTMADNLLAHALQHDLPGVDEQVFFEVFRVPDDRTARPTKTKTRRVSA, translated from the coding sequence ATGATTGACCCCCTCCGCTCCACCTTTGGTCTCCGCTTCCACCCCTTTCGCCCAGACGTGCCCGTCACCGCGCTCACCATCAGCGCGCAGGTCGAGGCCTTCCTCTTTCGCGTCGAACAGCAGGTGCGCGATGGTGGCTTCGCCTGCATCACCGGGCAGCCCGGCACCGGGAAGTCCGCCGCGCTGCGACTGCTCGCCGAGCGTATCGACGGCATCAAGGACGCCACCGTTGGCGTGCTCACGCGACCCCATAGCAACAACGCCGACTTCTACCGCGAGCTCGGCCACCTCTTCGGCGTGTCCCTCTCGCCGCACAACCGCTGGGCAGGCTCCAAAGTCTTGCGCGAGACCTGGCTCGCCCACATCGACCAGACGCGCACGCGCCCCGTGCTGCTCGTTGACGAGGCCCAGGAGATGAAGGGCAGCGCCCTCGCCGAGCTGCGCTTGCTCTCTTCGATGAACCTCGACGCGCGTGCGCTCCTGACCGTCGTCCTCGCTGGCGACGACCGACTGACCGCCAAGCTGCGGACCCCCGACGCGCTCCCTATCGAGAGCCGCATCCGCTCCCGTCTACACCTCGACTACGCCAGCAACGAACAGATCCAAGGGGCCCTCCAGCGTCTCCTCGAGCACGCCGGCAGGCCCGACCTCATGTCCGACGGCGTCCTCGTCGCCATCGCCCAGCACGCCCAGGGCAACATGCGCGCCGCCATGACCATGGCCGACAACCTCCTCGCCCACGCACTCCAGCATGACCTCCCAGGCGTCGACGAGCAGGTCTTCTTCGAGGTCTTCCGTGTGCCTGACGACCGCACAGCAAGGCCAACCAAGACCAAGACACGTCGCGTCTCGGCCTGA
- a CDS encoding RHS repeat protein, protein MEDADHYHTRYRRDGHGNVIHMNDGDGEDWIAMRDALGRLTRAVDPSGAAVNMTYTPNGQVETRSNPRDAGLITRFTYDAEDRLLTTTDAVGHTLERSAAVVSYDGMGRVLEFRDYRGSTTSVEYDANGLPWKTTDALGQSSYVRYTQSGLTIEAQDRRGSVVRFTHDELDRLRRVDFPESLYATMEYNHVGVMTELRDRRGYTSTLGLDELYRTTSVTRAGVTLASMQYTDASRLSRLEDRYGSVSTWEYNDRHLPRLATGPDGRETTTQYDGVGRAVQVTAPGGVTTIAYNDQQRTQTVTFGGETTTMRRNAAGLLAELTRPEQQAGGLHAGQTRTYQYDALDRLSSVTEGGLTTRYAYDAGDLLRHTYDPEDRHTETTYDVLGRATAMIQHMAEGEPALVTAYENYDGEGNARLVRDPLGQETTLTYDGLGRLTDVTLPAPLGEVAAGLPRLLSTHAAYDGGDCVTAVTETLEPDGGGAAFTRELTWDHDAFGRMTRHGQRGRDVTYTYNDSLRQMAQASSGGTTLYQYDALGRIDWAELDGDRVDVSYVEHEDLVSTVTNPNGTVATFGYDAATRRLTGVTHTRGGTPFLAYGYAYDHNGNRTLETVTEGGSEERNEYTYDALDRMTLHRRETGATPGPEDIRETRYAFELSGARGYNRRVEDVQDGGGQELARRVYDYDGANRLTTLSETGGATRTVTYAHDANGNRLSRVDSAAGGEQTLYRYTVQNQLSEVLAGPAGAEVSQGQYEYDALGRRVRQHGTQRGDIETVYDGLSTLDEHEVSGGGAGTPLGHYHYALGLARLDEGGGEERYYHLDGRGNTGALTAGSGGADTPGDVLTSYRLDPFGAVRSGSDPVNRQVYTGHETDTETGLIYMNARHYDPETGRFVTQDTWLGSGGSPATQNRYAYALGNPATYWDPTGHWTEVYPGGCTSGKDKCEQAAGGQGGIPYPEDSSVIPLGGPSPSSAAPAPQTQATRPPPPAPRGTYSVISGGAMPAQAYNAIYSSVRSGRRVDEHTEVTAGNDGDATSANPNALENMMSDLQAWRGHRAEAAAARRAQAEALDVPMADPAFLQNRLLRTNLGIEQGANAIIDMAGGVADLAGHTFLGGSYLGAGAMTAAGGALAFILGDSQAAEVNVGRAQGFFADAGEHAYAIIEAYLGFCAGNIQHLITDPLGATMPMSPMVQMRRALSLSLGDFDAWANVTTEGLMALGGVVLGKTLSALGRIGRGVGVTVEAAPGASVASTSGSGATTPSPGSTPTPPLLLTTGNPTTLTLRQVRNLRGKSLWQGGEQYVQELYGSAGQQHFSVPAQGAGVSGGGRFVDAPVVGTNGVLGLEVKTYLRWRTVHGAPQRGAVPLSPEIQEQVLRDAWLQTHHPGGFDPRWVFIDAPPSQALADFLTAHNVAYIVYQ, encoded by the coding sequence GTGGAGGACGCCGACCACTACCACACGCGCTACCGGCGCGACGGTCACGGCAACGTCATCCACATGAACGACGGTGACGGCGAGGACTGGATCGCCATGCGCGACGCCCTCGGGCGCCTGACGCGGGCGGTGGACCCGAGCGGCGCGGCCGTGAACATGACCTACACGCCCAACGGGCAGGTGGAGACGCGCAGCAACCCGCGTGACGCGGGGTTGATCACGCGCTTCACCTACGACGCCGAAGACCGCTTGTTGACGACGACGGACGCCGTGGGTCACACGCTCGAGCGCTCGGCCGCCGTGGTGTCGTACGACGGTATGGGGCGCGTGCTGGAGTTCCGGGACTACCGGGGGTCGACGACGTCGGTGGAGTACGACGCCAACGGATTGCCCTGGAAGACGACCGACGCGCTGGGTCAGAGCAGCTACGTGCGCTACACGCAGAGCGGTCTGACGATCGAGGCGCAGGACCGGCGGGGCTCGGTGGTGCGGTTCACGCACGACGAGCTTGACCGGCTGCGGCGGGTGGACTTCCCGGAGTCGCTGTACGCGACGATGGAGTACAACCACGTGGGGGTGATGACGGAGCTGCGGGACCGGCGCGGGTACACGTCGACGCTGGGGCTGGACGAGCTGTACCGGACGACGAGCGTGACGCGGGCGGGGGTGACGCTGGCGTCGATGCAGTACACGGACGCGAGCCGCCTGAGCCGGCTGGAGGACCGCTACGGCAGCGTATCCACGTGGGAGTACAACGACCGGCACCTGCCGCGGCTGGCGACGGGGCCGGACGGTCGGGAGACGACGACGCAGTACGACGGGGTGGGTCGCGCGGTGCAGGTGACGGCGCCGGGCGGGGTGACGACCATCGCGTACAACGACCAGCAGCGCACGCAGACGGTGACGTTCGGGGGCGAGACGACGACGATGCGGCGCAACGCGGCGGGGCTCTTGGCGGAGCTGACGCGCCCGGAGCAGCAAGCCGGCGGGCTGCACGCGGGGCAGACGCGCACGTATCAGTACGACGCGCTGGACCGGCTGTCTTCGGTGACGGAGGGTGGGCTGACGACGCGCTACGCGTATGACGCGGGGGACCTGCTGCGGCACACGTACGACCCGGAGGACCGGCACACGGAGACGACGTACGACGTGCTGGGGCGGGCGACGGCGATGATTCAGCACATGGCGGAGGGCGAGCCTGCGCTGGTGACGGCGTACGAGAACTACGACGGCGAGGGGAACGCGCGGCTGGTGCGGGACCCGCTGGGGCAGGAGACGACGCTGACGTACGACGGGCTCGGTCGCCTGACGGACGTGACGCTGCCGGCGCCGCTGGGCGAGGTGGCGGCGGGGCTGCCGCGGTTGCTGTCGACGCACGCGGCGTACGACGGCGGGGACTGCGTCACGGCGGTGACGGAGACGCTGGAGCCGGACGGCGGCGGGGCCGCGTTCACGCGTGAGCTGACGTGGGACCACGACGCGTTCGGGCGGATGACGCGGCACGGGCAGCGCGGTCGGGACGTGACGTACACGTACAACGACAGCCTGCGGCAGATGGCGCAGGCGAGCAGCGGGGGGACGACGCTGTATCAGTACGACGCGCTGGGGCGCATCGACTGGGCGGAGCTGGACGGGGACCGTGTGGACGTTTCGTACGTGGAGCACGAGGACCTGGTGTCGACGGTGACGAACCCGAACGGGACGGTGGCGACGTTCGGGTACGACGCGGCGACACGGCGGCTGACGGGGGTGACGCACACGCGCGGCGGGACGCCGTTCTTGGCGTACGGGTATGCGTACGACCACAACGGGAACCGTACGCTGGAGACGGTGACGGAGGGCGGCTCGGAGGAGCGCAACGAGTACACGTACGACGCGCTGGACCGCATGACGCTGCACCGGCGCGAGACGGGCGCGACACCGGGGCCGGAGGACATCCGAGAGACGCGTTACGCGTTCGAGCTGAGCGGCGCACGCGGCTACAACCGGCGCGTGGAGGACGTGCAGGACGGCGGCGGGCAGGAGCTCGCGCGGCGCGTGTACGACTACGACGGCGCGAACCGGCTGACGACGCTGAGCGAGACGGGCGGCGCGACGCGGACGGTGACGTACGCGCACGACGCGAACGGCAACCGCCTGAGCCGCGTGGACAGCGCAGCCGGCGGCGAGCAGACGCTGTACCGCTACACGGTGCAGAACCAGCTGAGCGAAGTGCTCGCGGGCCCGGCAGGCGCGGAGGTGAGCCAAGGCCAGTACGAGTACGACGCCCTAGGCCGCCGGGTGCGGCAGCACGGCACGCAGCGCGGCGACATCGAGACGGTGTACGACGGGCTCTCCACCCTGGACGAGCACGAGGTGAGCGGCGGAGGCGCCGGGACACCGCTCGGGCACTACCACTACGCGCTGGGCCTCGCGCGCCTGGACGAGGGCGGCGGCGAAGAGCGCTACTACCACCTGGACGGCCGCGGCAACACGGGCGCGCTCACCGCCGGGAGCGGCGGCGCGGACACACCCGGCGACGTGCTGACCAGCTACCGCCTGGACCCGTTCGGCGCGGTGCGCAGCGGCAGCGACCCCGTCAACCGGCAGGTGTACACGGGGCACGAGACCGACACGGAGACGGGCCTCATCTACATGAACGCGCGTCACTACGACCCGGAGACGGGGCGGTTTGTGACGCAGGACACGTGGCTGGGCAGTGGAGGCTCGCCCGCGACGCAGAACCGGTACGCGTACGCGCTTGGGAACCCGGCGACGTACTGGGACCCGACCGGGCACTGGACGGAGGTGTACCCGGGCGGCTGCACGAGCGGCAAAGATAAGTGCGAACAGGCGGCAGGAGGCCAAGGGGGGATTCCGTACCCCGAGGACTCGAGCGTCATCCCGCTCGGCGGGCCGAGCCCGTCGTCCGCGGCCCCCGCACCCCAGACGCAAGCAACGCGCCCGCCGCCGCCCGCGCCTCGCGGGACGTACAGCGTCATCTCTGGCGGCGCCATGCCCGCACAGGCTTACAACGCGATCTACTCCAGCGTGCGGTCGGGGCGGCGCGTCGACGAGCACACCGAGGTCACGGCGGGGAACGACGGAGACGCCACGTCGGCGAACCCGAACGCTCTCGAGAACATGATGTCGGACCTACAAGCGTGGCGAGGACACCGCGCAGAAGCCGCTGCCGCTCGTCGCGCCCAAGCGGAGGCACTCGATGTGCCAATGGCAGACCCCGCCTTCTTGCAGAACAGGCTTCTGCGCACGAACTTGGGGATCGAGCAGGGCGCGAACGCGATCATCGACATGGCGGGGGGCGTAGCGGACCTTGCAGGCCACACATTCCTAGGTGGCTCGTACTTGGGCGCGGGCGCCATGACCGCTGCCGGAGGCGCGTTGGCGTTCATCCTCGGCGACTCGCAGGCGGCGGAGGTCAACGTCGGCCGAGCACAGGGGTTCTTCGCAGACGCCGGGGAGCATGCGTACGCCATCATCGAGGCCTACCTGGGCTTCTGCGCTGGAAACATCCAGCACTTAATCACTGACCCGCTCGGAGCGACGATGCCGATGTCTCCGATGGTGCAGATGCGACGCGCCTTGTCGCTCTCCCTCGGCGACTTCGATGCCTGGGCCAACGTGACCACCGAGGGGCTGATGGCCCTCGGGGGGGTCGTGTTGGGGAAGACCTTGAGCGCCTTGGGCCGCATTGGGCGGGGCGTCGGGGTGACCGTAGAAGCAGCGCCAGGCGCATCGGTCGCGAGCACCAGCGGCAGTGGCGCCACCACACCATCGCCTGGTAGTACGCCGACTCCGCCGCTCCTGCTGACTACCGGGAACCCGACGACGCTGACGCTTCGTCAGGTTCGGAATCTGCGAGGCAAGTCCTTGTGGCAAGGCGGTGAACAGTATGTTCAGGAACTCTATGGGTCGGCCGGCCAACAGCACTTTAGTGTGCCCGCTCAGGGTGCGGGGGTGAGCGGGGGAGGGCGCTTCGTCGACGCGCCGGTCGTCGGGACGAACGGTGTGCTCGGATTGGAAGTCAAGACGTATCTGCGTTGGCGCACAGTCCACGGTGCGCCCCAGCGGGGCGCCGTTCCACTGAGTCCCGAGATCCAAGAGCAGGTGCTGCGCGATGCGTGGCTGCAGACCCACCACCCTGGCGGCTTCGACCCGCGCTGGGTGTTCATTGACGCGCCTCCGAGTCAGGCACTAGCCGACTTCCTCACGGCACACAACGTTGCATACATCGTTTATCAATAG